A window from Herbaspirillum sp. meg3 encodes these proteins:
- the mltB gene encoding lytic murein transglycosylase B has protein sequence MSMKHSFRFSFPSSLLGLFALSLALLNPVAVHAESTTATSKSKTSSKATKQKAKPKKKSAEADDGEFANFSQWKEVNAFIDEMVERNGFDKAALQAVFSKARYLDTAIQLIKPAPSGKPKNWQAYRARFVEPKRINAGVDFWNEHELALSRAEAQYGVPAEIIVGIIGVETVYGRNTGNFRVMDAITTLTFDYPKTANRDARMAFFRGELENTLLFARESNVDPFSLLGSYAGAIGWPQFMPSSIRQYAVDFDGNGKIDLRNSPVDAIGSVANFLKIHGWQRGEPTVFPATVTDTAKAEDLINQGLEAKFSPDELKAAGVIPGAELPAGLRYGVVDLQNGTAPTDHWLATNNFFAITQYNRSYFYAMSVIDLARAVRTARGQQ, from the coding sequence ATGTCGATGAAACATAGCTTCCGCTTCAGCTTTCCCTCTTCCCTGCTTGGCTTGTTCGCACTTTCCCTGGCTTTGCTGAACCCGGTGGCCGTCCATGCAGAGTCGACGACAGCCACGTCCAAGAGCAAGACGAGTAGTAAAGCCACCAAGCAAAAAGCCAAGCCGAAGAAGAAATCCGCAGAAGCCGACGACGGCGAATTCGCCAACTTCAGCCAATGGAAGGAAGTCAACGCCTTCATCGATGAAATGGTCGAGCGCAACGGTTTTGACAAGGCCGCGTTGCAAGCCGTCTTCAGCAAGGCACGCTATCTCGACACCGCCATCCAGCTGATCAAACCCGCACCCAGCGGCAAACCGAAAAACTGGCAAGCCTACCGCGCGCGCTTCGTCGAGCCGAAACGCATCAACGCCGGTGTCGATTTCTGGAATGAACACGAACTGGCGCTGTCCCGTGCAGAAGCCCAATACGGCGTGCCGGCCGAGATCATCGTCGGTATCATCGGCGTGGAAACCGTCTACGGCCGCAACACCGGCAACTTCCGCGTGATGGATGCCATCACCACCCTGACCTTCGATTATCCCAAGACCGCCAACCGCGACGCGCGCATGGCCTTCTTCCGCGGCGAGCTGGAAAACACCCTGCTGTTTGCGCGTGAATCGAATGTCGACCCGTTTTCGCTGCTCGGCTCCTATGCCGGCGCCATCGGCTGGCCGCAGTTCATGCCAAGCAGCATCCGCCAGTATGCCGTCGATTTCGACGGCAACGGCAAGATCGATCTGCGCAACTCGCCGGTGGACGCCATCGGCAGCGTCGCCAACTTCCTCAAGATCCATGGCTGGCAACGCGGCGAACCAACCGTCTTCCCGGCCACCGTCACTGATACCGCCAAAGCCGAAGACCTGATCAACCAGGGCCTCGAAGCCAAGTTTTCGCCGGATGAGCTGAAAGCCGCCGGCGTCATCCCCGGCGCAGAACTGCCTGCCGGATTGCGTTATGGCGTGGTCGATTTGCAGAACGGCACGGCGCCGACCGACCACTGGCTGGCGACCAACAATTTCTTCGCCATCACGCAGTACAACCGCAGCTATTTTTACGCCATGTCGGTGATCGACCTGGCGCGCGCCGTTCGTACCGCACGCGGGCAACAATAA
- a CDS encoding histone deacetylase family protein, with the protein MTTAFYTHSDCQRHEMGEWHPETPLRLQAIEDQLISSRIDQFVDRREAPLADLADIERVHTANAVSLIRDSAAALAESGAAHYPLDGDTSINQHSWKAALRAAGAAVAATDAVISGELENAFCSVRPPGHHATPTTPMGFCLFNNVAIAARHAIDVHGLERVAIVDFDVHHGNGTEEAFKHDPRVLMVSFFQHPFYPFSGADPAEPHILNEPLPAYTAGDVVRKLVTDKWLPALHAHRPQMIFISAGFDAHREDDMGQMALVEADYAWMTKQIMDVARQHSSGRIVSCLEGGYNLSALGRSVVAHLKVLADLD; encoded by the coding sequence ATGACTACCGCTTTCTATACCCATTCCGATTGTCAGCGCCATGAGATGGGCGAATGGCATCCCGAGACACCGCTGCGCTTGCAGGCGATTGAAGATCAACTGATTTCAAGCCGCATCGACCAGTTCGTGGATCGCCGCGAAGCGCCGTTGGCCGACCTCGCCGACATTGAGCGCGTCCATACCGCCAATGCGGTCTCCCTGATCCGCGACAGCGCTGCTGCGCTGGCCGAGAGCGGCGCTGCACACTATCCGCTCGATGGGGACACCTCCATCAATCAGCACAGCTGGAAGGCAGCCTTGCGCGCCGCCGGTGCGGCAGTGGCCGCAACGGATGCAGTGATCTCCGGAGAGCTGGAGAACGCCTTTTGCTCGGTGCGTCCGCCGGGGCATCACGCCACGCCGACGACGCCGATGGGTTTTTGCCTGTTCAACAACGTCGCCATCGCGGCGCGCCACGCCATCGACGTGCATGGGCTGGAGCGCGTCGCCATCGTTGATTTTGACGTGCATCACGGCAACGGCACCGAAGAGGCTTTCAAGCACGATCCGCGCGTGCTGATGGTGAGTTTCTTCCAGCATCCGTTTTATCCGTTCAGCGGCGCCGATCCCGCTGAGCCGCATATCCTCAACGAGCCGCTGCCGGCGTATACCGCAGGCGATGTCGTGCGCAAGCTGGTGACGGACAAATGGCTGCCGGCGCTGCATGCGCATCGGCCGCAAATGATTTTCATCTCGGCCGGCTTCGACGCGCACCGCGAAGACGACATGGGGCAGATGGCGCTGGTCGAAGCCGATTACGCCTGGATGACGAAGCAGATCATGGACGTGGCGCGGCAACATTCCAGCGGCCGTATCGTCAGTTGTCTGGAAGGCGGCTACAACCTGTCGGCGCTGGGCCGCAGCGTGGTGGCCCATCTCAAGGTGCTGGCCGACCTGGATTGA
- a CDS encoding LysR family transcriptional regulator encodes MDWDNARIFLAIQRAGTLRGAAEQLQIDQATVGRRLNAMEKSLGARLFLRTPAGYVATPAGDLAIAAVEKMEQAADQLQRQMQGIDERLCGVVRVAATDTMAKHVLMPAMQQLAAEHPAIRVVLTTSTQVSNLTRREADLAVRSLRPTSPDLISRHLKRLAVGLYASKAYVERHGMPQPGSALAGHDVVMYQRAIYTSQIETICGESTANARVAMEVSSGLMLMEAVAAGLGIGELPTYMADTVPQLVRLWPDRSEPYDMWLVLHDDLNRTARVRAVADAIVAAYDKLETA; translated from the coding sequence ATGGATTGGGATAACGCTCGTATTTTTCTGGCAATCCAGCGGGCCGGTACGCTGCGCGGCGCTGCTGAGCAATTGCAGATCGACCAGGCCACGGTCGGCCGCCGACTCAATGCGATGGAAAAATCGCTGGGGGCGCGTCTGTTCCTGCGCACGCCAGCCGGCTATGTCGCCACACCTGCGGGCGATCTGGCGATTGCCGCCGTGGAAAAGATGGAGCAAGCCGCCGACCAGTTGCAACGCCAGATGCAGGGCATCGACGAGCGCCTGTGTGGCGTGGTACGCGTGGCGGCCACCGACACCATGGCCAAGCACGTGCTGATGCCGGCCATGCAGCAGCTGGCGGCCGAACACCCTGCGATACGCGTGGTATTGACGACTTCGACGCAAGTTTCCAATCTGACCCGGCGCGAAGCCGACCTGGCCGTTCGCAGCCTGCGCCCCACCAGTCCGGATTTGATCTCGCGCCATCTGAAGCGGCTGGCCGTCGGTTTGTATGCATCCAAGGCTTATGTCGAAAGACATGGCATGCCACAGCCCGGCTCGGCCTTGGCGGGACACGATGTGGTGATGTATCAGCGCGCGATCTACACCTCGCAAATCGAAACCATTTGCGGCGAATCAACCGCCAACGCCCGGGTGGCGATGGAAGTCAGTTCAGGATTGATGCTGATGGAAGCCGTGGCGGCGGGATTGGGTATCGGCGAGTTGCCAACCTATATGGCGGACACCGTGCCGCAACTGGTGCGATTGTGGCCGGATCGCTCAGAGCCTTATGACATGTGGCTGGTGCTGCATGACGATCTCAATCGCACTGCCCGCGTACGTGCGGTGGCAGATGCGATTGTCGCCGCTTACGACAAGCTGGAAACGGCGTAG
- a CDS encoding MFS transporter encodes MSTQCPSQTVSATAAAALPAAAPAAAKPKTRQPAHVGLLPLITLAIGFVMAMLDVTVVNVGLSSIEKSLATPLSMLVWIVDGYTLSFAAMLLVGGALADRYGAKNIYLLGLVLFVVASLLCGAAPNGGMLVAARLLQGLGAAFFMPSSLSLLTHVYEDDRVRARMLGVWSATVGGAAAVGPLVGGILIHSFGWRSVFLINVPVGLLGLFMAVKMIPAVEKHMRALTITSHFLGVLMLAALSFVLIQGPVYGWTSMPIVTAVIVVLLALGTLVQRERSGSVPLLPRALFATPQFAAANGIGFLINFGVYGQFFFLALFLQQARGADALQTGLQMVPMMAVIFIGNLNSGRMTARWGPRLPLRLGLTVGAVFSAVQMALTPETPYWMVAVAGALANLGISTAIPAMTTAVMQVAGKVNSNSAAAALNANRQIGALVGVALMGAILHTFTGWTTRIVLAYGVISIVYILALVLVLRYVNTRSATTTAPVVPAGE; translated from the coding sequence ATGTCAACACAATGTCCTTCGCAGACGGTGTCTGCAACCGCGGCTGCAGCCCTGCCTGCCGCTGCACCGGCGGCGGCTAAGCCGAAAACACGTCAACCCGCCCACGTCGGCTTGCTGCCCCTGATCACGCTTGCTATCGGCTTCGTGATGGCCATGCTGGACGTGACCGTCGTCAATGTCGGTCTGTCATCGATCGAGAAGAGCCTCGCCACGCCGCTCAGCATGCTGGTCTGGATCGTCGACGGCTATACGCTGAGTTTTGCCGCCATGCTGCTGGTCGGCGGCGCGCTGGCGGATCGCTACGGCGCCAAGAATATCTATCTGCTTGGCCTGGTGCTGTTCGTGGTGGCATCGCTGCTATGCGGCGCGGCACCCAACGGCGGCATGCTGGTTGCGGCGCGGCTGCTGCAAGGTCTGGGGGCGGCGTTCTTCATGCCGAGCTCACTGAGCCTGTTGACGCATGTCTATGAAGATGACCGGGTGCGTGCCCGCATGTTGGGCGTGTGGTCGGCGACAGTCGGCGGCGCAGCGGCAGTCGGCCCGCTGGTTGGCGGCATCCTGATTCATTCTTTCGGCTGGCGCAGCGTGTTTTTGATCAACGTGCCGGTCGGCTTGCTGGGCCTGTTCATGGCCGTCAAGATGATTCCTGCGGTGGAGAAGCACATGCGCGCGCTAACCATCACCAGCCACTTCCTGGGTGTGCTGATGCTGGCGGCGCTGAGCTTTGTGCTGATTCAGGGCCCGGTCTACGGCTGGACGTCGATGCCAATTGTCACCGCCGTTATCGTCGTGCTGCTGGCTTTGGGGACGCTGGTACAGCGTGAGCGCAGCGGGTCGGTGCCGCTGTTGCCACGCGCCTTGTTCGCCACACCGCAGTTCGCGGCGGCCAACGGCATCGGCTTCCTGATCAACTTCGGCGTGTACGGCCAGTTCTTTTTCCTGGCGTTGTTCCTGCAGCAAGCACGTGGGGCGGATGCCTTGCAGACCGGTTTGCAGATGGTGCCGATGATGGCGGTGATTTTCATCGGCAATTTGAATTCGGGACGCATGACGGCCCGTTGGGGACCACGTTTGCCGCTGCGCCTCGGTTTGACGGTCGGCGCCGTGTTTTCGGCAGTGCAGATGGCACTGACGCCTGAGACACCTTACTGGATGGTGGCTGTCGCCGGTGCGCTGGCCAATCTGGGCATCAGCACCGCAATTCCAGCCATGACGACCGCTGTGATGCAAGTGGCCGGCAAGGTCAATTCCAACAGCGCTGCCGCCGCCTTGAACGCTAATCGCCAGATTGGCGCGCTGGTTGGTGTGGCGCTCATGGGGGCGATCCTGCATACCTTTACCGGCTGGACGACCCGCATCGTGCTGGCTTACGGCGTGATCTCCATCGTCTACATTTTGGCACTGGTGTTGGTATTGCGTTACGTCAATACGCGCTCGGCGACGACTACTGCACCGGTTGTCCCAGCTGGCGAATAA
- the ylqF gene encoding ribosome biogenesis GTPase YlqF, producing MSIQWFPGHMNAARKKAAEAMEKVDLVIEVLDARLPQASCNPMIEQIRLFRQRPCLKILNKSDLADPAVTQAWIAHYNSQKNVNAVALSCKKPSDVAKVPKLALALAPHRGTPLKPLRMMIMGIPNVGKSTLMNALLKKRVAAVGDEPAVTKTQQRLYLGNNMVLIDTPGMLWPKIMHPSDGLMLAASHAVGSNALIEEEVATFLADELLKRYPQLLAARYGFKTEGMDGVAVVEGVASKRGFRLKGGDFDYEKAAHTFLQDYRTGALGRITLETPQTRAELLAAYQEELAIAAAEEAAELAAAEAEEAERNRGRPE from the coding sequence ATGTCTATTCAATGGTTCCCAGGTCACATGAACGCCGCCCGCAAGAAGGCGGCGGAAGCAATGGAAAAGGTCGACCTGGTCATCGAGGTGCTCGACGCGCGCCTGCCGCAGGCCAGCTGCAATCCGATGATTGAACAGATTCGTCTGTTTCGTCAGCGCCCTTGTCTGAAGATCCTCAACAAGAGCGATCTGGCCGATCCGGCCGTCACGCAAGCCTGGATCGCGCATTACAACAGCCAGAAGAACGTCAACGCCGTCGCCCTGAGCTGCAAGAAGCCCAGCGACGTCGCCAAGGTGCCCAAGCTGGCGTTGGCGCTGGCCCCGCATCGCGGCACACCGCTCAAGCCTTTGCGCATGATGATCATGGGCATTCCCAACGTCGGCAAGTCGACGCTGATGAATGCGCTGCTCAAAAAGCGCGTGGCTGCCGTCGGCGACGAGCCGGCCGTAACCAAAACCCAGCAGCGTCTTTACCTCGGCAACAACATGGTGCTGATCGATACGCCCGGCATGCTGTGGCCGAAGATCATGCATCCGAGCGACGGCCTGATGCTGGCAGCCAGTCACGCGGTCGGCAGCAACGCACTGATCGAAGAAGAAGTCGCGACTTTCCTCGCCGACGAATTGCTCAAGCGCTATCCGCAATTGCTGGCGGCACGCTATGGTTTCAAGACCGAAGGCATGGATGGCGTGGCAGTGGTGGAAGGCGTCGCGTCCAAGCGCGGCTTCCGTCTCAAGGGCGGTGATTTCGACTATGAAAAGGCTGCACATACCTTCCTGCAAGACTATCGCACCGGCGCACTCGGACGCATCACGCTGGAAACGCCGCAGACACGCGCTGAATTGCTGGCCGCCTATCAGGAAGAACTGGCGATTGCGGCAGCGGAAGAGGCCGCAGAACTCGCCGCAGCCGAGGCTGAGGAAGCGGAAAGAAATCGCGGCCGTCCTGAGTAA
- a CDS encoding branched-chain amino acid ABC transporter substrate-binding protein, with the protein MKSVHRLRRLLGISLLLAPLYCQPASSEENTQTVLIGFAGPLSWPLTQSGQYGVQQAIDEANRNRYSINGKKLVFKLLAIDDKADTAVAGFVAKSMIAAGVTGVIGHWTSAPTTIAAPLYAAAGVPHISASAAAPEFTQQGYNTSFRAIGNSQEAAITIAEFATRELKAKRIAILDDTSAFGTRMADTFADQMRASTELVGRSTVSNKTSDFNAALSQFAASEADLIFFSGYLQRSEDLVRARQRLRVPARLFLTGSVMNPIFLSMTQGVGEGVFAAAPGKPYEEYPQFKTFEKNFTAKFRTSISVYTLSSYDACNTLIAAIRQANSTERHRIVEELHKIRYKGLLGLISFDAGGNLRSPVFTVYRIRERRWVPVKTYEARKSSCASDSHADSTACEEN; encoded by the coding sequence ATGAAATCGGTACATCGCCTGCGACGCTTGCTCGGCATCAGCCTTCTGCTTGCCCCGCTCTACTGCCAACCCGCTTCGTCCGAAGAAAACACGCAGACCGTGCTGATCGGATTTGCCGGCCCCCTTTCCTGGCCTCTGACGCAAAGCGGCCAATACGGCGTCCAACAGGCGATCGATGAAGCCAATCGCAACCGCTATTCCATCAATGGAAAAAAACTGGTCTTCAAGCTACTCGCCATCGATGACAAAGCGGATACGGCGGTGGCCGGCTTTGTCGCCAAATCGATGATCGCCGCCGGCGTTACCGGCGTCATCGGGCACTGGACGTCGGCACCGACCACTATCGCAGCACCGCTCTATGCGGCAGCCGGTGTGCCGCACATCAGCGCGTCAGCCGCCGCACCGGAATTCACCCAGCAAGGCTATAACACCAGCTTCCGCGCCATCGGCAACAGCCAGGAAGCTGCAATTACCATTGCCGAGTTTGCGACCCGCGAGTTAAAGGCAAAACGCATCGCAATACTCGATGATACTTCCGCTTTTGGCACGCGCATGGCAGACACCTTCGCCGATCAGATGCGTGCCTCCACCGAACTCGTCGGCCGAAGCACTGTCAGCAACAAAACGTCCGATTTCAACGCTGCGCTTTCGCAATTTGCGGCCAGCGAGGCCGATCTGATTTTCTTCAGCGGCTACCTGCAGCGCAGCGAAGATCTGGTACGCGCCCGACAACGGCTACGTGTGCCGGCCAGACTTTTTCTGACCGGCAGCGTGATGAATCCGATTTTTCTCAGCATGACTCAGGGCGTTGGCGAAGGTGTCTTTGCAGCGGCGCCCGGCAAGCCTTACGAAGAATATCCGCAATTCAAAACATTTGAAAAAAACTTCACGGCAAAATTCCGCACCAGTATCAGCGTCTACACGCTGTCGTCGTACGATGCTTGCAACACGCTCATTGCCGCAATCAGACAAGCCAATTCGACAGAGCGGCACCGGATCGTAGAAGAACTGCACAAGATCCGCTACAAAGGATTGCTGGGCCTCATATCCTTTGATGCGGGCGGCAATCTCCGCAGTCCGGTATTTACCGTCTATCGCATACGAGAGCGGCGCTGGGTACCCGTTAAAACCTACGAGGCCCGCAAGTCATCCTGCGCGTCCGATTCACACGCAGACAGCACTGCCTGCGAAGAAAATTGA
- a CDS encoding MetQ/NlpA family ABC transporter substrate-binding protein, translating into MNRRQLIQFFAGLGVAASLVSAPVLAQDKPIKIGATGGPHAEILEQVKKLAEKDGLKLQIVEFSDYIQPNAALAAGDLDANSYQHQPYLDAQVKDRGYKLVSVGTTITFPMGVYSKKIKSLKDLKNGARVGVPNDPTNGGRALLLLQAQGVIKLKPDAGLKATPLDIIDNPKKVKIVELDAAQLPRSLDDFDAAAINGNFAESAGLSPTKDGIAIEAAKGPYVNVIAVRVEDKDKPWVAKLIKAYHSPEIKKFVTEKYKNSVVTSW; encoded by the coding sequence ATGAATCGTCGTCAATTAATCCAGTTTTTCGCAGGTCTGGGCGTTGCTGCCAGCCTCGTGTCCGCTCCGGTTCTGGCGCAAGACAAGCCGATCAAGATCGGTGCTACCGGCGGCCCGCACGCTGAAATCCTGGAACAAGTGAAGAAGCTCGCCGAGAAAGACGGCCTGAAGCTGCAAATCGTTGAATTCAGCGATTACATCCAACCAAACGCGGCACTGGCTGCCGGCGATCTGGATGCCAACAGCTATCAGCACCAACCGTACCTGGACGCACAAGTCAAAGACCGCGGCTACAAACTGGTCAGCGTCGGCACCACCATCACTTTCCCGATGGGCGTGTACTCGAAGAAGATCAAGTCCCTGAAGGATCTGAAAAACGGCGCCCGCGTCGGTGTGCCTAACGATCCAACCAACGGCGGCCGTGCACTGCTGTTGCTGCAAGCACAAGGCGTGATCAAGCTGAAGCCTGATGCAGGCCTGAAGGCAACACCGCTGGACATCATCGACAATCCGAAGAAGGTGAAGATCGTCGAACTGGACGCTGCTCAGTTGCCACGCTCGCTGGATGACTTCGACGCTGCCGCCATCAACGGCAACTTCGCTGAGTCCGCCGGCCTGTCGCCAACCAAGGACGGTATCGCCATCGAAGCAGCCAAGGGCCCTTATGTCAACGTCATCGCCGTGCGCGTCGAAGATAAGGACAAGCCATGGGTCGCCAAGCTGATCAAGGCTTACCACAGCCCTGAAATCAAGAAGTTCGTCACCGAGAAGTACAAGAATTCGGTTGTGACTTCCTGGTAA
- a CDS encoding methionine ABC transporter permease: protein MSSELIDLFISSFGETLMMVGISGLLGAVFGVPLGIALHLTERKGILPNIAFNRIAGLLVNAVRSTPFIILLVAVIPFTRFFVGTSIGTAAAIVPLTIASAPFIARLVETALREVDHGLVEAAQAMGATTWQIIYKVLVPEAFAGIVAGLTITFVSLVGYSAMAGAIGGGGLGDLGIRYGYQRFLPEVMLAVVLILIVFVQLVQTLGDVLVRRLSHR, encoded by the coding sequence ATGTCATCTGAACTGATTGATCTCTTTATCAGCTCCTTCGGCGAAACGCTGATGATGGTCGGCATTTCCGGCCTGCTGGGCGCAGTCTTCGGTGTACCGCTGGGCATTGCCCTGCACCTGACCGAACGCAAGGGCATTCTGCCTAACATCGCGTTTAACCGCATCGCTGGTCTGCTGGTCAATGCCGTGCGTTCGACGCCGTTCATCATCTTGCTGGTGGCGGTGATTCCGTTCACGCGCTTCTTTGTCGGTACGTCGATCGGTACTGCCGCTGCGATCGTGCCGCTGACGATTGCCTCGGCGCCGTTCATCGCGCGTCTGGTGGAAACCGCGCTGCGCGAAGTCGATCACGGTCTGGTGGAAGCCGCTCAGGCCATGGGCGCAACCACCTGGCAAATCATTTATAAAGTATTGGTGCCGGAAGCGTTTGCTGGTATCGTCGCGGGTCTCACGATCACCTTCGTCAGCCTGGTCGGCTATTCGGCCATGGCCGGTGCGATCGGTGGCGGCGGCCTGGGCGACCTCGGCATCCGCTACGGTTATCAGCGCTTCCTGCCGGAAGTCATGCTGGCGGTGGTGTTGATCCTGATCGTATTTGTACAATTGGTGCAAACGCTGGGGGATGTCCTGGTACGACGCCTTAGCCATCGCTAA
- a CDS encoding methionine ABC transporter ATP-binding protein, giving the protein MIEIRGVTQRFQSGNGTVDAVRDVNLSIRKGEVFGIIGRSGAGKSTLVRTINLLNRPTSGNIILDGKDMTTLSADDLRDARRHIGMIFQHFNLLSSRTVYDNIALPLELAGLSKSEIAKKVEPLLELVGLTALKDRYPAQISGGQKQRVGIARALANDPKVLLSDEATSALDPETTRSILELLRKINKELGLTIVLITHQMEVIKVICDRVAVMEAGQVIEQGEVLDVFREPKHEVTRALIGDVIAHELPKGVLARLRERLANTQDGAGTDHLFRFAFTGSGVDQPHLSEAVRRYNLDFNILHGQIDEIQGQAFGSLAILANGTPENITNAMNYLRAQGVVVEELNHVI; this is encoded by the coding sequence ATGATTGAAATACGGGGGGTAACCCAACGCTTCCAAAGCGGCAACGGCACGGTTGACGCGGTACGCGACGTCAACCTGTCCATCCGCAAGGGAGAAGTCTTCGGCATCATCGGCCGCAGCGGCGCAGGTAAGAGCACGCTGGTGCGCACCATCAACCTGCTGAATCGTCCGACCTCCGGCAACATCATCCTCGACGGCAAGGACATGACGACGCTGTCGGCCGACGACCTGCGCGATGCGCGCCGCCACATCGGCATGATCTTCCAGCACTTCAACCTGCTGTCTTCGCGCACGGTGTATGACAACATCGCCCTGCCGCTGGAACTGGCCGGCCTGTCCAAGTCTGAGATCGCAAAAAAGGTAGAGCCGTTGCTGGAACTGGTTGGCCTGACCGCCTTGAAAGACCGCTATCCGGCGCAAATTTCTGGCGGCCAGAAACAACGTGTGGGCATCGCCCGCGCGCTGGCCAACGATCCTAAAGTGTTGCTGTCGGATGAAGCCACTTCTGCACTTGATCCTGAAACCACGCGTTCGATCCTCGAACTGCTGCGCAAGATCAACAAGGAACTCGGCCTGACCATCGTACTGATCACCCATCAGATGGAAGTCATCAAGGTGATCTGCGACCGCGTCGCCGTGATGGAGGCCGGCCAGGTCATCGAGCAAGGCGAAGTGCTGGACGTGTTCCGCGAACCCAAGCATGAAGTCACGCGCGCACTGATCGGCGACGTGATCGCGCACGAACTGCCCAAAGGCGTCCTGGCACGCCTGCGTGAGCGTCTGGCCAATACCCAGGATGGCGCAGGCACCGACCATCTGTTCCGCTTTGCCTTCACCGGCTCGGGCGTGGATCAGCCCCATCTGTCGGAAGCGGTACGCCGCTACAACCTGGACTTCAACATCCTGCACGGTCAGATCGATGAAATCCAGGGTCAGGCTTTCGGCTCGCTGGCGATCCTTGCCAACGGCACCCCTGAAAACATTACCAATGCAATGAATTATCTGCGTGCGCAAGGCGTCGTGGTGGAGGAGCTGAACCATGTCATCTGA
- a CDS encoding methylated-DNA--[protein]-cysteine S-methyltransferase: MSYVYKTMESPVGQLTLVGRGGKLAAILWENDKPTRVKLGELTQEPDSAVLQETERQLNEYFAGKRKQFEVELDFTGTDFQKRVWAALLTIPFGETRSYGDIARQLGDIKAVRAVGAANGKNPISIIAPCHRVIGASGELTGFAGGLKAKELLLTLEGAHALHNRPGTGVPQKRRSKQPDPNQSLLFAD; this comes from the coding sequence ATGTCATACGTCTACAAAACAATGGAATCGCCCGTCGGTCAGTTGACTCTGGTAGGGCGGGGCGGGAAGCTCGCGGCCATTTTGTGGGAGAACGACAAGCCGACCAGAGTAAAACTGGGTGAACTGACGCAGGAACCTGACAGCGCCGTCCTGCAGGAGACAGAACGGCAACTGAACGAATACTTTGCCGGCAAGCGCAAACAGTTTGAGGTGGAGCTGGATTTCACCGGTACCGATTTCCAGAAGCGCGTGTGGGCCGCCTTGCTGACCATTCCCTTCGGCGAAACCCGCAGCTACGGCGACATCGCCCGCCAGCTTGGAGACATCAAGGCGGTGCGTGCGGTTGGTGCGGCCAACGGCAAAAATCCCATCTCCATCATCGCGCCATGTCATCGCGTGATCGGCGCCTCAGGTGAGCTGACCGGCTTTGCCGGCGGCCTCAAGGCCAAGGAATTGCTGCTCACACTGGAAGGTGCACATGCCTTGCACAACAGGCCCGGCACAGGTGTTCCGCAAAAGCGCCGCAGCAAGCAGCCGGATCCGAATCAGAGTCTGCTGTTTGCCGACTGA